Below is a genomic region from Rosa chinensis cultivar Old Blush chromosome 5, RchiOBHm-V2, whole genome shotgun sequence.
CCGGCAAAACAATGAAGAGAACATGAAATAAAGGTGTTCCGATTTTGAGCCAATATTGGCATAGGAGCCAGAAGCCAACAGAATACAAAATGCtaatagaaaaccaaattctGAACTCTTTGTAATAAAATAGAAACACTAATTAAAACCCACAAAGACTAGAATTGTAAGAGGGAAGTGAAAGTGAAATAGAGTTTATGTTACCAATCAATAATCAATGAGTCATCAAACTACTCATCATCAAGCACAATCCCACAATCCGTACAGTAAAGATTTCAACTTTCCCACAATctttaataaaaaatttcataaatcataagcaAGTTATTGAATACAGAGTTACTCATGAATCATAATAATCATTGATCAAGATTCGAAGAAGCATAAAAAACATATTAAGCAAGTGAAGATCATAGAGAGTAGAAAGTATCTTAACTAATCAGCAGACAACTCCTCCGTCAGAGGAGGAAGGGGACGACGGAGTTGGAGCAAGAAGCGGGTAACCTGCACGCGCCGAACCAGAGCGTGAAGCAGCCAGTTCATTGCGTCTGCGCGCGAAGTTCTCTGTTCTCGCTTCGTAGACTGGGCCTTTAGTTAGGGTGTTTGCATCCCCGCACGGCCCAACCCATTGGCCCTATGGGTCATGTGGCCCTTGTGTTCTAAGCTCATTTTCAAGCCCGCCCGCGTAGGATTGAAGTCCAACCTAGCCCTTGTATTAAGGCGGATCAGCCCGGCCTTTTGTCAAATATGATAGGGTATGGGCCAAGAAAATAAATCCCGGCCCGGCTCTCCTATGTCCTATCTGGCTCATTTTGAGTGCTTAAGGGCCAAGCATGCCCAATCGAGCTCTAATTCtatgttttctattttctaaatatgtttattttatttgtatCAACATACAAATTAtctcttttttaattttatttttttattttttattttttttatcaaataaacaactcataTACAACAACAGTTTATTGTGAGTTGAATTCACGACCTCCCACTTATAAAGGAGAGACTTATGTCATTAGATCAAATAGTATTGAGCATCTCTTTCTTAGTTTGTAATTGATTTagtaagctttattttctttaatttttttctttattaaacAATAATCAATTTTGGaagatttagagagataattaattgaatataaccaccttaactaatatttataaatattattaagataattctatatatatatacggccCGATCAAGAGAGGACGTCcacactttcgctaaagtgcggacgacgGCGTTGCAGCCCCGCTCAAGCCTCAACGGCGGCGCGAATAGGGCCGGAAGCATCCCAGACGGCTTCTGGACAGCGattgaggtcggaggaggtcgaggTTGCAGGTTTCAGGGTAACAACCTCACCTACAACTACAACCTGACCTACAACGCTGCAACTTCGTCGCCGACGACTCCACCCAACTGCAGACTGGTCCGTTCAACCCCTGGCCTCCCTCTGACAACTGGCACCACACCGTCGTGGCCTGAGTTGGGCCGCAGCGCCGTCATCCGCACTTTAGTGAAAGTGCGTACGTTTTCTCTCGATCAGCTCcgtatatatatgttatttatggtcaacaaaaaaaaaatataggaaTGAGTTTCAAATTACCAATCCAGGCAACCATTAAGCcacattttgaaaaaaaaaaaaagtatctttttttttttggttaaatgaACTTAGGCACGTTTAGACCTATTCAGAAGGGCCGGCCTTTTTGACCTTTACGGCTCGACCCTAATAGGTGTGTAAAGACTAACATATTTAAGCCTCAGCCTGGCCTAAACCTAAAATTTGTTGACTTTaactaaaccctaaaatttaaGTAGGGTCGGCCTCAACCCAGCCCATGATAACCCCTAGGTGGCCCTAGACAAGGCTCCACTTTTTGAAATAATATACTCTCAGTGTGATGCTACATGCTTCGCTGAAGGAAAGTTGCTTGCCTCAAAAACTGCTTGATCTTAATTAAAATCGTTTTCATATATAAAAGTGTAGCTTCAAGTTAGTCCAGAAAACGGGTTATGGTCCTAGACATCGACCTTCGTTTTGGAGCACTGGTTTCTTAACCTGTAAAACCATTCTAGTGATTATACCGTCAAAGCTAGCCAAAACACTAACTAATATCATATTGATACAATATTCGTTTCATATTACACTTCAATTCTGTAATCAGGTACATCTCGAAAGATTTTATCTTGATCATGTTAACTAATCTCTTGATTCTCACGAAGTTTATGGGATGGTTGCAGCTGGAATCCCTTAGGAAGTTGTTTTTTTCACATGATGCATGATACATTGGCACATCAGTTGGATCAATCAACTTTGTGTCTTCAGCTAGATCACCAACCTTTGGAATATATCGACATATCCGTGATATATGTGTCTAAACTATGTAATATTTGGATTAATCTAAACAAAATGCTAATCCAAAATTGATCCATTATGAGTAGTGAGCCCAAATTTAGAATACTCAGTACTATGAAATCAATCAGAAATGCTTACATAAAACACTGGAAGATGTAAGAgggacaaaaacaaagaaacactaGTTTTACATCAACTATGTAATCAAATTTATCCCAAAGCTCAATCCCACCCACCCTCTATTGAAGAACAATCATATATTGTAAAAATGTTCAACTCTTCTAAACtaacaagaacccaagaaagAATCATCAGCTATCGAGGAACACAAGTGACCTTGATTAGTGGGCAAGTCTTGGCTTTCGGGTCGCTGACGACAAGGCTTCAGCGAGAAGCGGTGATCTCCACGTGAGGAAATGAGCTGAGCGAGCGGCCACTTCTTCGGGTCTGTCTGTGCGGTCTTTCCAAATTCTTATGACGACTAAGAATGTATTGGATTGGTCCAATCGTGACCCATGTGATTGGGCCTAGCCTGTAATGGACTTTTGTATTTATAATATGAGGACCAAAATCTAGACTGTTTTATAAACAATTTCTCATTTGCAGCGTTAGTAATTTAGTATCCACAAGTTTAAAAATGCTTACCGCAAAGAGACTATGATGCACATCTCACGGAAGAGTCTATGTAAACGCATGTCTAATGCCTTAATATACATCTTGAccgacaaaaataaacaaaaatttattCTTAATAATGCAGAATTACAATCTCAAGCTACACATTATTGTTAAGGATAACAACCCTGTTGAGGAATCCAATATTTCTTCTCTGTTTCTTCTCCACATATCAGCTCTGGTCACACATTTCTCCAACATATAATAGTAATTGTGAAATACAACAAGTAATACTTCAGATAAGTGACTCTGTAATCAGCTAGCAGCAGAACCAAATGAAGTTTATAATAAACAAACATACCTGCTCTGTAGAAACATGTTACGTTATGAAGATGGACTTGGTTTCAAAGATTAAAATCAGGTGTCGAAAACAGAAGGCAGTCGTCCAAATGCAAATGTTCTAATGAAGGGCATTCCATATAAATAGTAGCAGTTCCACCGCTGAACACCCCTGTAAGCTGTGGAAGAGCATACAGGAGCAAGTTCTTCAAATCTAGAAAAACAATGATCTTGTTACAAtgatcttgttcttcttcccgTTTTCCTGGCTTGGTTCAATAAGGCCTTCCTAGCTACGACAATCTTCTACCCAAATGTCTACCAATGGAAAGGCCTTGAGCTGCCGCGGATGTGAAAAACCTTTTCCAAAGCACAACCTAGCACTGAATCAAGAGCAAAAAATTGACTAATTCAAAAGCATTGCCCCAGTAGCTGCTATCCAATGcaagtttttatttctttatgaATGTATCATCTTGTGCTGACAGGGATACTTTTGGAACACCTGATAAATAGAAAGAGATACAAATTATAGCATATAGCATAACATCACCTATGCTAGTAAAAATTCAACCTGTAGCTCAATGCCGAAGATGGTATCAGAAAATTTTAACACTGGATGTTCTTCCTACAGTTTCCATAGTTGTCATGTTTAAATTTAACAAATTTTCCTCTTTTGGAATAAACAAAATTGCAAAGGAAATTAAGCCTTCTGCTAGTACACAAACAGATGCAACACCAACAATTTCCTATACATGTATCATTTTCCTCAACTTTTCTCAGCattaaagcaaaagaaaatagataAACGCTGCCAATAATGAGCTAAAACCCAATCATAAGCTGTCGATACATGGCATGAGGAAATTCCTGCCAGTGAACACCAGATATTGTTACTGAGTTCTTGATCGATGAACGTAATCACATTTTAGTAATTAATTTGGAGAACCACATGTCACAAAATGAAAGCTAGCTTAAGCTAATATAAAACAGACAAACAACATATATTGAGCGATACTTGCATGACTAATGCAGGTGTATTAATAGGGAAGCACAAGACCCAAACCATCTAAGATAATACATAGAATTTTTATCAGTACCGGTACTGCTACTGGGTAAGATATAAGAAACACCTTCAAGGACATGAGTCTGGCCTTTGAATGGAAACTCAGAAATGCTGTAGAACTACCATAATACGAGCATAATTAGACCATAAATCACTTGACTGGTGTTGCTACAATTTCAGCATAGATATATATTACAGTATTCTTGAATTTTTTAACAATTTTATTTACAAATACCAGTGGCAAGAATCAAATGTCATCCTGATTGAGCATGTCAACTAATCTCTTCACTCTCCAAGGTTCCTAGAATGGCTGTTACAATCTCTCTGGCTGTTTTGAAAGTCACGATCCAGTAAAGCTTCTAGTGTATCAATTGGTTTTGCAGCCTCAGCTAGATGACCAACCCTGAACATAATGAAAAACAAGTGAAGGAGTGAACTACTTTGAaaaaattctttcttttaagCAGCAAAACACTACTTCTTGCAGTTACAATTATCATATGAGTTGCTTATCCTAAATGTCAATTGACTGCTTCTCTTGAATGAGTTAATGATACCAGAAATCTTTGTATATTCAGttttttaagttaaaatcaACCACCTCTTCTAGTGTATTAACTGAGAATTCACCCTGTAAGTTCATCAATCTGCACCCCACATTCCCACAtattaatagaaaaaaaaagagcttaATTTGGTTTACAGGGATGGGAGTCAATTAGCTATGCGTTGTGGTAGTATGACTCCAAACTTTAGATAAGGATCTTGATGCATATGACAGAAGTTGTTAAGAATTTAATTCAAAATGCTAACACTACTTCTCTTCGATCATCCCCATGCTAGCTGTAAACACAATTATTGATGACTACAGAATCATCACTCAAAGGACTAATTTCAAAATGCTAACACAATTTCTCTTCATCCCCATGGCTAGCTGCAATAACATTGATGACTAACTCTTGCCACACAAAGACTAATTTCTACAGAgataatatattttgtgtgtgtgtgtgttaataGTACCCATTCATAGGTTACAAATTTCTGCTTCATATGCAGAGTATATTTCCACTTACAACCTTCAAGCCAAATAAGTCACAATCTCTCAAATAAATGAAGATTGAAGACTAAATGAAATGACTAAATACATGATGTATGCAATCATCCTGATTCAAATTTGTTTCAAACTAGACATTTTCATATACCAGTGAATCAGTAATTTGTATTAGTAAGTAGTGAAAACAAAACAATCCTCAAGGATACAAAGTTTTCTGTGTgatattatttttttctcacaAATTTATTATTTTCCATCAATTAAtcatcaaaatttaaaaaaaaaaaagattgataaTGACGAatggtaacaaaaaaaaaaagaatataagagcgaaaaagaaaattgtagttAAAATTTGCTTGCTGTACTGATACACAGAAGATTGGGAAAGCAAATGAATAATGAGAATGTTAAGACCTCCTTCTTGACCTAGGCAGATTACTCTCTGCACCCAATTAGTCAAGCCTTAATCTTGCATTAGCAAACCACTTAGTTGACCCAACACTTGGTTGTGGTCCTGGACACATGTCACTCTGCTGACTTATTCCAGCTCAACTCTCTTAGCTTATATGCTGTACGCAAGACCAGTTATGGTCAGACTGGAATTATGAATGAATCTTAGTTTTTTCCCTTGTTTCAATTTGCAATTACTCTTTCGAACTCAACAGAGAACTCCATATATGTTACCAGAATGTCTTTTTAAGACAAATAACAGTTTTAGTTTTTATGGCATCGCAAGAAATCTACCAttcaatgaaaagaaaatagaaaagaaaagaattcagTTGATGACACAGCATCATACCTCGACAAAGAAATAGAGCTGAACTTGTTTACTCCCTGCTCTGGAAGTCAGAAGCTGAGGGACCACTGCAAGCCAGCAGGACCATTACATGGTCTCCATCTACTTTGACAGACTTCACAATTGGAAACCAGATGTTCTGTTGCATCGAATTGGGAAAAAATATACATTATTATTAAATATTATAAATTTTAACATAAAAACAACATTCTGAGAGTGTCTATAACATTTTATGTAATTTGCAttactaagtaaagaaaacaatacaATCATCACCGAGTTGAAGTATTCTATATAAttttgcctcttttttttttgttaagaacaaaaataaaaaggcTATTTTTAAATTTGCTTGATGTTCTGTCGTGGGGAACTCATTTGTATTAAAAGATTGGGAAGAATAAAAATTGAATCGCacatattaattgatcaaaCCATCTTTGCCCAATTGCTACCCTACAAAAtatcaaaatatagaataaaagACAAATTAAGTAATATTTCACACAGAGACATACCTGCCACGTAGAAATTGGTACATTTGGAAATCATTGAGTTGGACTGGGTTCGTGCTGCCAAAGTAGTCAGAAGCAGAGGTTGAAAATGATACATGGTTCATGCTTTCGAGGGATTCAGAGTAATTGGAAGAAGTTGAAAATGAAAACTGGGGGCAATCCACCACAATCAAGTGTTCCAATGAAGGACACTCAATATCAACAGTACCACTTGCACCATACAACATAGGAAGTTTCCTCAAAGCCAAGTTCTTTAATTTTGGTAGAACCGTCTTCTCGTTGTTCACTACTTCAATTACTGTACCCAACAAAGGGCACTGCTCTACAAGAAGGTCTTCCAATTGAAAGAGACATTGGGCTACATCACATGCGAACAGACTTCGCAGCAACTCGCAGCGGTAAATGGTCAAACTTTTAAGACTCTGAAACATTACGCGTGGGGCAGGACCACTACAAATTTTCTTCACTAAATTTGGACCCAACAAATGCATCTCTCTCAGTTTTGATTGTTCTGGCTCGAACCCTTCGCATCCAAACACATATTCCAATTCATCCATCCAATTTAAATCTAGTTTCTCTAGATTTGGTAGTCTCTgtacaaattttgatacattcTTCAAGATAAGACAACAAAACATGTGCAATACCTTGAGATTCGAGAGAGACCCAGGTTGTAACTCACCAACACACAACTCCTCAAGGTGGATCAGAGATATCAGATGCAACTCTTCCAAATTCTCAAACACTGATCCTTTTTGAACCCGTCTTGTTGTATTCATCAACTCTGTCATGTACACATAGGAATCAAGAAAATGACCAGATACTGTGAGATGCTTGAGTTTATGTAACCTCCCATGGTCATATTCCATAAGAATGTCACTCATCCCTCTGCAGCACTCATACTCTAGCTTCTCTGTTTTCTTTGTCACCGCGTTGATAAACCAATCAGGTAAAGTACTCATGGTTACTCCCCTAAAAAACAAGGATCTTGAATTATGATCTCCTGTTTTGTATGCAGCGGAGTCGCGTCTGCTGACGATACTTATATAAAAGTAATCCCAATCTGGCTTGGCCTCAACATTGTTAGGGATGTATTTTGCATCAGATATGCCAAGCTGCACTATTTTCAAATTTGATAAACCAGCTAACTCATCAAAAATATTGGCTTCCTCAAATCCACAGTACACCATGTACAATTCTTCTAATTTATGCAACTTTGATATCACTTTAGATGGAATTGTGACCACACCACTCACCGAGGCTCTTGCCCAAGAGCGATTGACATCCAAAATCCTTAGATTGGTCAAATGTCCTATTTCTCTCGGCAATACCCTCTCCTCGGGACTTTCATATCCTGAACGCGAAAGTCCCCCGCTCCCGGGACAGTTTCTCATACTAAGAATTTCAAGCTTCTTCAGTTTTCCCACTATAGAAATGTCAATAAATTTCTTGCGAGAATCTAAATACAAAGCTTGGAGGTTGGTAAGGAGACTGAATGATTGCGGTAACACGGAAATACTAGTGTCGCTAAGATCCAAGAGCCTTAATTCATTCAGCTTTTGGATGAACTTTTCTGGGATCTCATCTAAATCATCATTCCGGTTTAGTAATAAAATCTGGAGATGTGGACATACCAACTCCTCTTCAGGTAGCTTGCGAATTTCGTTCCTCATCAGTGAAATAGCAGTGCAGCCTGCATGTAATCCGCGTGGCCTCCAACCCTTTAAACCACAGCCAGCTTTCACCCAAAACCCATCTTCAGATTCTGCAATTTGAATGGCTGTATCCCGGATGACATCATGCATCTTTACACATCCATTTTTCTCGCTATCCATAAGCAAGCTAGAATCTTTCAAGTACTTGACCACTGAAACTACTATTCCTCTGGCTTCTACCATTGTTTCGGCATCTCGAAACAACCTTTTTCCGATCGCATACCTGAACAAGTCTTCTGTTTTGATTTCATGGTCTTCTGGGAATAGGCAACAGAGCAAGAAGCATGACTTGTGGTCTTCATGTTTCAAGTAATCATAGCTTAATCTTATACATTTGAATGCATCTTCCTCATGGTTAGGATTGGGAGATCGCGACTTCTCTAGTCGTTCAGCTGCCTTTTCCCATTCCTCCAGGTCCTCATCTCCGAGTGCCCTTGCAACAGCTATCAATGCAATCGGTAGACCCTTACATTCTACAGCTACCCTCCTCGCCACATTCTCAAATGTGGTGGACTGAAGAGGATTTATTCCTTCAATGTTGAAAGAACAGTCTTCTTGTTCTTCACTGTTTCCTTGCTTCCTTCAATTATTCTTTCCAACAAATGGCAAATCGTTACATAAGTGTTTTCCCAAATGCCAAGTGAAAATGATAATGAGCTACATGAGATGTGAAGTCTCTTTCTAGAAAGATGTAGCAAATGAACAAACTTTTACAAGTCTGGAACATCGCACATCAGCAGGAACCATGCATATGCTTCCCATCTACTAGGACTTCATGGAAAATCGCATATTAGTTACGCGGCCGAAtctaattggaaaagaaaagaagatcaGCTAAGAATCAGGaattcaaaagcaaaagcaagtaacaaatcaaaaataaataaaaatgattgAAAATATGGTGTACCAGGGGTCGAGGACCCTGtttcaaattttctttcaaacaaaacATTTTTTTACCAGTAGAGAGATTGGCCCTCCCAAAAAATTGTTTTCCACTCcaaattaatattttattattttcaaactctaaaaaaatgaacaaagaaAAGTGTAAAACAACTTTATGAAATTGTCAATAATATTGCATGTAATTTGCATTACTAGAATAATGAAAACACAACAATCATGATATCAGACACAAAAAAAggagttaaatactgtttactccataTACAGCTCTACTTATAtggtttcatcgtttcaattcctgaccttcgaatttcacctaaaaagtctctgaactcccaatttcctcccaattggtccttgCTGTCAAGCCTCAGTGAAAACTTCattatcttcccctaaaaaatctattataccctcaattacttcaaaaaaaaaattatcttcttctctttttttattttttttatttttttatttttacatctTATTCTTCTGGCTTGCTCTCATCTCCTCATTAAGACGGTTCCAATCCATAGACCTTCAAGAGGTgagatgaaaaaaagaaataaaagagagagaaaaataaataataataaaaagtaagtgagggtataatagatatTTTGGCAACTTTAACCGAAAATTTagacggcagggaccaattaTGAGGAAATTAAGAGTTCATGGACTTTTTaagtgaaattcgaaggtcagggactgaaacgacgaaacTTTATAAGTATAaaaagtaaacaatatttaatcccaaaaaaaatatagaagaaAAGACAAATTAAGTAAATTTTTCACACAGAGACATGCCTTTCATATAGGAAGCGGTGCAGTTGTGGATCATTGAGTTTGACTGGGTTCCTACTGCCAAAGTAGTAGGAAGCAGAGGTTGAAAACTGGGGGCATTCCTCCACAGTCAAGCGTTCCAATGAAGGACACTCAATATCAACAATAGCACTTGCACCATTCAACACAGGAAGATTCTTCAAAACCATATTCTTTAATTTTGAAAGAACCGTAATCTTCTCGTTGTTCACTGCTTCAATTAATCTTTCCAACAAAGGGCACCTATCTACTAAAAGGTCTTCCAATTGAACAAGACAGTTGGCTACATCAGATGCGAACAGACTTTGCAGCAGCTCGCAACGGTAAATGGTCAAACTTTTAAG
It encodes:
- the LOC112202078 gene encoding probable disease resistance protein At4g27220; the protein is MVEARGIVVSVVKYLKDSSLLMDSEKNGCVKMHDVIRDTAIQIAESEDGFWVKAGCGLKGWRPRGLHAGCTAISLMRNEIRKLPEEELVCPHLQILLLNRNDDLDEIPEKFIQKLNELRLLDLSDTSISVLPQSFSLLTNLQALYLDSRKKFIDISIVGKLKKLEILSMRNCPGSGGLSRSGYESPEERVLPREIGHLTNLRILDVNRSWARASVSGVVTIPSKVISKLHKLEELYMVYCGFEEANIFDELAGLSNLKIVQLGISDAKYIPNNVEAKPDWDYFYISIVSRRDSAAYKTGDHNSRSLFFRGVTMSTLPDWFINAVTKKTEKLEYECCRGMSDILMEYDHGRLHKLKHLTVSGHFLDSYVYMTELMNTTRRVQKGSVFENLEELHLISLIHLEELCVGELQPGSLSNLKVLHMFCCLILKNVSKFVQRLPNLEKLDLNWMDELEYVFGCEGFEPEQSKLREMHLLGPNLVKKICSGPAPRVMFQSLKSLTIYRCELLRSLFACDVAQCLFQLEDLLVEQCPLLGTVIEVVNNEKTVLPKLKNLALRKLPMLYGASGTVDIECPSLEHLIVVDCPQFSFSTSSNYSESLESMNHVSFSTSASDYFGSTNPVQLNDFQMYQFLRGRTSGFQL